One Pristiophorus japonicus isolate sPriJap1 chromosome 19, sPriJap1.hap1, whole genome shotgun sequence genomic window carries:
- the LOC139229735 gene encoding histone H2B 3-like, which yields MPEAASKGIAPKKGPKKAATKKRAKGEKKRRKTRKQSYGIYIYKVLKQVHPDTGISSSAMSVINSFVNDIFERIACEASRLIRYSRRQTISSREIQTTVRLLLPGELAKHAVSEGTKAVTKYTSCK from the coding sequence ATGCCTGAAGCGGCGTCCAAGGGCATCGCTCCTAAAAAGGGGCCAAAGAAAGCGGCCACCAAAAAACGGGCCAAAGGCGAGAAGAAGCGCAGGAAGACCAGGAAACAGAGCTACGGGATCTACATTTACAAAGTGCTGAAGCAGGTCCACCCTGACACGGGTATATCGTCTTCGGCCATGAGTGTCATCAACTCGTTCGTCAACGACATCTTCGAACGAATCGCCTGCGAGGCCTCCCGCCTGATCCGCTACAGCCGGCGGCAGACCATCTCCTCCCGGGAGATCCAAACCACCGTCCGCCTGCTGCTGccgggggagctggccaagcacgccgtctcCGAAGGGACGAAAGCGGTCACCAAATACACCAGCTGCAAATAA
- the LOC139229731 gene encoding histone H3-like, with the protein MARTKQTARKSTGGKAPRKQLATKAARKSAPATGGVKKPHRYRPGTVALREIRRYQKSTELLIRKLPFQRLVREIAQDFKTDLRFQSSAVMALQEASEAYLVGLFEDTNLCAIHAKRVTIMPKDIHLARRIRGERA; encoded by the coding sequence atggccaggaccaagcagacgGCGCGCAAATCCACCGGGGGTAAAGCTCCCCGCAAACAACTGGCCACTAAAGCGGCCCGCAAGAGCGCCCCGGCCACGGGCGGTGTGAAGAAGCCGCACCGTTACCGGCCCGGCACCGTGGCCCTgcgggagatccgccgctaccagaagtCCACCGAGCTGTTGATCCGCAagctgcccttccagcgcctggtccGCGAGATCGCgcaggacttcaagaccgacctgcgcttccagagttcggccgtcatggccctgcaggaggccagcgaggccTATCTGGTGGGGCTGTTcgaggacaccaacctgtgcgccatccacgccaagcggGTCACCATCATGCCCAAGGACATCCACCTGGCCCGGCGCATCCGCGGCGAGCGCGCCTGA